The Camelina sativa cultivar DH55 chromosome 14, Cs, whole genome shotgun sequence genome includes a window with the following:
- the LOC104743738 gene encoding uncharacterized protein LOC104743738: protein MVIVARANRKPARSKASTSSVVRRSTRSISDVNVSPPISPPVTDSQVSGVSRVVASPAIVDPSHLPFFLHNEYHPGLNIISLCLDETKYDDWSYVMRISLDTKNKLKFIDGSLPRPLVMDPNFDMWYRCNSMVKAWLLNVVSPQIYRSILRMNDTTDIWRDLYGRYHLTNLPRTYNLTQEIQDLRQGSLSKYYTRLKTLWDQLDGLEEPDDPCVCGKAARLHLKAKRAKTVKFLAGLNESYVIDDSQKVFTTATPPTAFQVSQAPLAPALSPAPDILYVHNGPNKGRPICSFCNRVGHIVERCYRKHGFPPGFTPKGKFGERTHKPQGVQSVAAQVSLSPMPEKQSIEGMIGNLSKDHLQNIIALFSSQLQSTAPVITPAAASTSQSALDHPSISFSNPVYYFIGILAVSKHILSNDIWVIDSGATHHVSHEKDVFISLDTSVESFVNMPNGQHIKISGVGMDPTKGVIIGKGRRIGKLYVLDTDFSSVSVNAVVDVSVWQKRLGHPSYTRLDVIS, encoded by the exons ATGGTGATTGTAGCTCGTGCGAATCGGAAACCAGCTCGATCGAAGGCTTCTACAAGTTCCGTTGTTCGAAGATCAACCAGATCCATCTCTGATGTCAACGTCTCTCCTCCGATCTCACCACCAGTGACCGATTCTCAGGTTTCTGGGGTCTCGCGAGTTGTTGCATCACCAGCGATTGTTGATCCGTCTCACTTACCCTTCTTCCTTCACAATGAATATCATCCAGGTTTGAACATCATTTCTCTTTGTTTAGATGAAACGAAATATGATGATTGGAGTTATGTGATGCGTATTTCACTGGATACAAAGAATAAGCTCAAGTTTATTGATGGTTCTTTGCCTAGGCCTCTAGTTATGGATCCAAATTTTGATATGTGGTATAGATGCAATAGTATGGTCAAAGCTTGGTTGCTTAATGTTGTCTCTCCTCAGATTTATCGTAGTATACTACGTATGAATGACACTACTGATATATGGCGTGATCTCTACGGTCGTTACCACTTGACCAATCTCCCACGCACATATAATCTTACTCAGGAGATTCAGGATCTGCGTCAGGGTTCTTTGTCAAAGTATTACACTCGTTTGAAGACTCTATGGGATCAACTTGATGGTTTAGAGGAGccagatgatccttgtgtgtgTGGTAAAGCTGCTCGTCTGCATTTGAAGGCAAAGAGAGCTAAAACAGTTAAGTTCTTGGCTGGTTTGAATGAGTCTTATGTTATT GATGATAGTCAAAAAGTTTTCACTACTGCCACTCCTCCTACGGCTTTTCAAGTGTCTCAAGCACCTTTGGCTCCTGCTCTCTCTCCTGCTCCTGATATATTGTATGTTCATAATGGTCCAAACAAGGGTAGACCAATTTGTTCGTTTTGCAACAGAGTGGGACATATTGTAGAGCGTTGTTACCGTAAGCATGGTTTTCCACCAGGATTCACTCCAAAAGGGAAGTTCGGTGAGAGAACTCATAAACCACAAGGTGTACAATCTGTGGCAGCACAAGTTTCTTTGTCTCCTATGCCTGAGAAACAATCGATTGAAGGCATGATTGGTAATCTCTCTAAAGATCATCTCCAGAACATCATTGCTCTTTTCAGTTCACAGCTTCAATCCACGGCTCCAGTTATTACTCCAGCAGCAGCGAGTACTTCCCAGTCAGCTTTAGATCACCCTAGTATCTCTTTCTCTAACCCTGTTTACTATTTCATTGGCATATTAGCGGTTTCTAAACACATTTTGTCAAACGACATATGGGTGATTGATTCTGGTGCAACTCACCATGTGTCACATGAGAAAGATGTTTTTATCTCTTTGGACACCTCTGTTGAGAGTTTTGTGAATATGCCAAATGGTCAGCATATTAAGATCAGTGGAGTAGGCATG GATCCTACCAAGGGGGTGATAATTGGTAAAGGTCGTCGTATTGGCAAACTCTATGTGTTAGACACAGACTTTTCATCAGTTTCAGTCAATGCAGTGGTGGATGTCAGTGTATGGCAAAAGAGGCTTGGGCATCCTTCTTACACAAGACTGGATGTTATCTCTTAA
- the LOC104743739 gene encoding uncharacterized protein LOC104743739 translates to MSERNKRKAGPSSSSKATEDSKVFRIAELHLRGIENLLDEEIAELILLEEAEILETDISPLMEYYGKFFCKEPETQDRGSGWAMIRKQIYASEISCRKLVRMNTVAFQRLCEILQGRYSLQDTQNMAVDESVAIFLMICGQNDSQGDIGLRFGHAQETICRKFHEVLGAMERMAVDYIRPRTTQELEAISNRLQRDKRYWPYFKTIRFVNRKGSTSLNVLAMCDFDMLFYILLVGMAGSAHDARVLSTAIPDDTMFPTPAEGKYYLVDSGYANKRGYLAPYRKQSNVGTRYHLQEFFYGEPPRNSKEMFNRWHASLRSVIERTFGVWKKKWRVLNEFPRYNIAVQRRVIFATMGLHNFIRKNNIEDDDFEEADKDSDVSYGQQNVNDDVNDDQGIRVEEETHDGNYMKIVRDQIAEQIWSASRRSVRQQR, encoded by the exons ATGAGTGAAAG aAATAAACGAAAGGCTGGTCCATCATCAAGTTCTAAAGCTACGGAGGATTCTAag GTATTTCGTATTGCAGAATTACATTTGAGAGGTATTGAAAATCTATTAGATGAAGAAATAGCTGAACTGATTTTACTTGAAGAAGCTGAAATCTTAGAGACCGACATTTCTCCATTGATGGAATATTATGGCAAATTCTTCTGCAAAGAACCAGAAACTCAAGATAGAGGCAGTGGATGGGCCATGATTCGAAAGCAAATCTATGCTAGTGAAATTTCATGTCGAAAGCTTGTACGAATGAATACAGTGGCATTTCAGCGTTTGTGTGAAATATTACAAGGGAGGTATAGCTTACAAGACACTCAAAATATGGCTGTTGATGAGAGTGTTGCAATCTTTCTTATGATTTGTGGCCAGAATGACTCTCAAGGTGACATTGGTCTAAGGTTTGGTCATGCACAAGAAACAATATGTCGGAAGTTTCATGAAGTTCTTGGAGCAATGGAACGAATGGCTGTGGACTACATACGACCAAGAACTACCCAAGAACTTGAAGCTATATCAAACCGTCTACAAAGAGATAAACGCTATTGGCCTTACTTTA AAACCATTAGATTTGTGAACCGCAAAGGAAGTACGAGTCTCAATGTCTTGGCAATGTGCGACTTTGATATGCTTTTCTACATATTGCTTGTTGGTATGGCGGGATCAGCTCATGATGCGCGTGTGTTATCAACAGCGATTCCTGATGATACTATGTTTCCTACCCCTGCGGAAGGCAAATACTATCTTGTAGATTCTGGTTATGCCAACAAACGTGGATATTTGGCTCCGTATAGAAAGCAAAGTAATGTTGGCACAAGGTATCATCTACAAGAGTTTTTCTATGGTGAGCCACCAAGGAATAGCAAGGAGATGTTTAACAGATGGCATGCATCCCTTCGCTCAGTCATTGAACGTACATTTggagtttggaagaaaaaatgGAGAGTTTTAAATGAATTTCCAAGGTATAATATTGCAGTACAAAGACGTGTTATATTTGCTACAATGGGACTTCATAATTTTATTCGCAAGAATAATattgaagatgatgactttGAAGAAGCTGATAAAGATAGTGATGTTTCATATGGGCAGCAAAATGTTAATGATGATGTGAATGATGATCAAGGTATTagagtggaagaagaaacacaCGATGGAAATTATATGAAGATCGTCCGCGATCAAATTGCTGAGCAAATATGGTCTGCAAGTCGACGTAGTGTTCGTCAGCAacgttag